In a genomic window of Piliocolobus tephrosceles isolate RC106 chromosome 1, ASM277652v3, whole genome shotgun sequence:
- the SPRR2G gene encoding small proline-rich protein 2G encodes MSYQQQQCKQPCQPPPVCPTPKCPEPCPPPKCPEPYLPPPCPPEHCPPPPCQDKCPPVQPYPPCQQNYPPRSK; translated from the coding sequence ATGTCTTACCAGCAGCAGCAGTGCAAGCAGCCCTGCCAGCCACCTCCTGTGTGCCCCACACCAAAGTGCCCAGAGCCTTGTCCACCTCCGAAGTGCCCTGAGCCTTACCTGCCTCCTCCTTGTCCACCTGAGCATTGCCCACCTCCACCATGCCAGGATAAATGCCCTCCTGTGCAACCATACCCACCCTGCCAGCAGAATTATCCACCCAGGAGCAAGTAA